The sequence below is a genomic window from Sorangiineae bacterium MSr12523.
TGCGCCAGGAAGAGGACAAAGCCTTCCGTCCCTTCGATCGGACCAGCTCCGTCGTCGAGGATCGGTTCTTCCTCGTGGCGCTCGCACGGTGATTCCATGACATCCGAAGCATCCGTCCAGGAAACATCCCCCCAAGAAACATCTCCCCAGGAAACATCTCTCCAAGATTTGTACCGCACCGGCGATGCCGTGCGCCCGCAGCTGGCGGACGCGAAGCAGGCGGCTGATCGGCATGGCCCGCTCCTCGATTTCGTGAAGCGAACCTGCGGCAATGCACGGGGCTCGTTGCTCGAGGTGGGGTGCGGCGACGGATGGGTTTCCTGGCTCCTGTCCGAGGCCGGCTTCGACGTGACGGGGATCGATCTGCACGCCGAGGGGCACGTGCCCACGCCGCACGAGCGCCTCGTGTTCCGTCAGGGATCGGCGCTCGATTTGCCGTTCCCCGACGCGAGCTTCGATGTCGTCGTCACGAACCAGACCGTCGAGCACCTGCCCGATCCCGAGCGCGGCTTGCGGGAGATGGTGCGCGTGCTGCGTCCGCGCGGCCAACTCATCGTCGTCGGGCCCAATCTGCTCAGCCCTCTGGCCTCCGTCTACGCGGCGACCCGTTGGGTGTGGCAGAACCGGCCGCGTTCCACCATTTTCGTGCGCAAGCCGGGGATGCCGCGCCATCCCCTCGGCAACACCTTGCCCGAGGTGCTCGGTTTGATGGTGCGGAACTGGGCACTCATCGGTCGCAAACTGATCGAGCCGCATCCCTCTTTCACGATGCGCGAGCCCGACGTCGTCCCGCCATTTCATGGCGACAACGACGCGACTTACTTGTGCAACCCCATCGATTTGAAGCGGCGTTTGCCGGATTTCGGCTGCAAGGTCACGCAGGTCGGCGCCTACGACCGGCCGCCGGGATCGTGGATCCTCGTGGGTGGTACGTGGATCGCCGGCGAAAAGCTCTAACCGGGAGCGAAGGATGACGTTACGCGTTTTGGTAGCGGGTGGAGCCGGCTACATCGGCAGCCACACCGCAAAGGCACTCAAGGCGGCAGGGCATCTGCCGGTGGTGCTCGACGATCTCAGCACGGGGCACGAAGAGGCGGTGCGGTTCGGTCCCTTCGTTCGCGGCAGCATCCAAGATGCCGCCTGCGTGACGCGCGCCGTGCGCGAACACCGCATCGATGCGGTCCTGCATTTTGCGGCGAATGCTTACGTGCGCGAGTCGCTCGAAAATCCGCGCAAGTACTTCCGCAACAACGTGGCCAACACGGTTCATTTCCTCGATGCGCTGCTCGAGGAAGGGGTGAAGACCATCGTCTTTTCGTCGACGTGCGCGGTGTACGGCATTCCGCCGTCGCTGCCCATCGTGGAGACGACGCCCACGAAGCCGATCAATCCGTACGGCCAGTCCAAGCTGATGATCGAAGACGTGCTGCGCTGGTACGGAAAGCTCGAAAAGCTGTCCTGGATGGCCCTTCGCTATTTCAATGCCGCCGGCGCCGATCCCGATGGAGAGCTCGGCGAGAACCACGAGCCGGAAACGCACCTGATTCCGCTGCTGGTGGCCGCCGCCCTTGGGCAGCGGGAGCCCGTTCGTGTCTTCGGCACGACGTTCCCCACGCCGGACGGAACGGCCGTGCGTGACTACATCCACGTGGCCGATCTGGCCACGGCGCACGTGCGCGCGGTCACGCATTTGGCTGCGGGCGGGGCGAGTGAGTCGGTGAACTTGGGAACGGGCAAGGGGACCAGCATTCGCGAGGTCATCGCCTCGGTCGAGCGAGCCACGGGAAAGCCGGTCCCGGTGATCTATGGCGAGCCGTCGCCCGGCGATCCTCCGATCCTCGTGGCCGATCCGGCGCGTGCTCACGCGCTCGGGCATCGCTTCGAGCACGATCTCGACAGCATCGTGGCGACCGCCGTGGCCTGGGCAAAAAAGGGGACGCACCGTGCGTGATCTCGTCTCCGCGGTCTTGATCAATGGGCAGCACAACTCGGTGCAGGGGCCGCGTGCCCGTGCGCTCTTCGGGGACGACGTTTCGGTCGTCTACAAAGAGCGGGGGCGCTTCGGTTCGATTGCCCCCACGTGGTCCGCCCTGCGCGCGAGCACGTCCAGTGTCGCGCCCTGGGTCTACTGCATCGATTTGGGCTTTCCCTCGGCGCTGCTCGCGGGCGTGCGCCGCCGGCTCGATCGGAAGATGCGACTCGTCTACGAGATTGGCGATCCGATGAAGCCGCTCTTGGAGCCGCAAGCGCGCAACCGGTTCGAGGTCGAGTTCGCGCACCAGGTCGATCGCCTCCTGCCCTCGGAGGCGGACGCGCTCGTCTTCCGTGGCACGTACCTGATCGACCACTTTCGCGAGATCACCGCGAGGAAGCTGCCGCGCGTGATGTGGTTGCCCGACGGCGCGGATACCGCGCATTTTCGCCCGATGCGCGACGATCCGCGCATCGCGGAGTTGCGGCGCACGCACGGCCTCGAGGGCAAGTTCGTCGTGGGCATCGTGGGAAACATCCACCACAACCCGCGGCTGGACCTCTACTACGGCTGGGAACTCGCCGAGGCGCTCTCGCACATCGCGCGCGAGCGGCCCGAGGCTCCCATCGTTGGGGTCGTGGTGGGGGACGGTGCCGGCAAGCCCGTGCTCGAGGAGGCCTGCCGCAAGTGGGGCGTCCTGGATCGGGTCAAGCTCGTGGGGCGCGTTCCGCACGAGCAGGTGCCTCTCTGGATGAACGTGTTCGACCTGGGGCTCAGCACGCAGACCGACGATCCCGTTGGCTGGGGCCGAACCACGGCGAAGCTGCCCGAGTACCTCGCGTGCGGCCTACCGCTCCTCTGCTCGGACGTGGGCGAGGCCCATCGCTTGCTCCGCGAGACCGGGCAAACCTTGCCCTACTCGGGCAAACGCGACGCGAGCTACCCCGCGCGCCTCGCCACGAAGATCCTCGAGTTCTCCACGCGCGATCTCGACGGCATCCGCCGTCACAACCGCGATCTCGCGCTCGCCCAATTCGATTACGGCGTCCTTCGCCAGCGGCTGCGCACGTTTCTCGAGCAGTAGTCGCAACCCTTCAAATGAAAAAAGCCCGGCTCTTTGGCCGGGCTTTTTTTCGTCGTTCGCGGCGCTCGTCTACACCGACGCTGCGTCGCGGTTGTCGTCGCCGGGCGGCACGGCGTTCTCGTTGGTCGAGCCGTAGCCTTCGCGCTTGTAATAGTAATAGTGGTAGTACGAGTACTCGTGCCGCGTCAGGTCGACGTCGTTGAGCACCGCTCCGATGACCGGCGCGTCGACGTCCGCCAAGGTGCGCAGACCCTGACGGCCCAGCGCGCGCGTGGTGTAGAAGGCGCGAAGCACGAACACCGTGCCATCGACCAAGGTCGAAATGATGGCCGAGTCGGTGACCGCGACGAGCGGCGGGCTGTCGATGACGATGCGGTCGAAGGTCTCCCCGAGCTCCTCCAGGAACTTACGGAAACGCTCCGAGTGGAACAGATCCGCCGGGTTCGGCGGGATGGGACCCGCAGGAATGCACCAGAGGTTGTTCACGCGGGTGGGGCGCGCCACCTCGTCGATCGTCGCCTCGCCCACGAGCACGTTGGTGACACCATGGTCGCCCGCGCGATCGAAGATGCGATGGAGACGGGGACGGCGCAGGTCGCAGTCGATGATGCACACGCGCTGCCCCGTCTGAGCGAGCGAGATGGCGATGCTGCAGGCGACCGTGGTCTTTCCTTCCGCCGGGGCGGCGCTCGTCACCAGGATCTTGCGATGCGGCTTGTCCGGGTTGGTGAACATGAGGTTCGTGCGGATGCTGCGTGCCGCCTCGGCGATGCCGCTGCGCGGATTGTCGTGCACGACCAACTCGGCGACTTTGTTGGGGCCTCCCAGGCCTGGCCGCACCACCTTGCGCTTCTTCCCACCCTCGGCGTGCGGACCTTCCACGGCGGGAAGCATGCCCACGAAGGTGATGCCCAGATCCTGCTCCAGCTGCTCCGGCGTCTTGATGCTGTTGTCCAGATTGCTGCGCAGCCATCCGAGTCCGAGCCCGATCAGCAGACCCACCACGCCACCGACGGCGACGTTCACCAGCATGCGCGGCCGGATGGGCGACGTCGGCTCGACGGCGGCCTCCACCAGGTGGATGTTGTTGGCCTTCATCATGCGGGCCAAGTCCGCATCCTTCATGTGCTCGAGAAGCATGTTGTAAAGCTTCTCGTTCTGATCGCGCGACCGATCGAGCCGGTGGTACTCGATCTCCTTCATGTTGAGATCCACCGCGCGCTTGTGCGCGGCATCGTAGAGCGCGGCCTCGCCGGCTTCCTCACGCGTAATGACCGCGAGATCTCGCTCCACGGCGCCCTGGATGTTCTTGATCTCCGCGAGCAGGGCCGTTTTGCTCTCCGCGATCTTCTGGTCGATCGACTTCACCAGTGGGTGATTTTCACCCTTGCCCTCCGCGAGCAGCGTCTTGCGCGTGCGCGCCGCATCGACGTACGTGCGGCGAAGATCGGTCAAGTACCCGTTGGAGAGAAGTTCGGAGGCGGGAAGGCTGTCCGGATTGTCCGTGCCGATTTTCGCGAGCTCCCCGTAGCGCGCCATGAGCTCTTGCTTGCGCGTCCGCGTGCGAATCAGCGCCGTCGCGAGATCCTGCATCTCGAGACGAATCATGTTCGACGACTCGTTGATCGACGTGCTCGGCAGATCGTTGCTGCGCTTGAACTCGTGGAGTGAATTCTCGTTCGTCTCCAGGTCCTTCTTCACCTGATCGACTTGACCGCCCAACCACGTGATCGAGTCGCTGGTCGCACTGACCGCCTTCTCGAGGTTCTGATCGATGTAGGCGTTGGCGACGGCGTCGCAGAGACGCTTCGCGCGTTTCGGATCGACGTCCTCGACCTTGATGAAGACCAATCGGCTATTTTTGACGGGATCGACCGAGATCTTGCCGCGGAGCACCGCCGCCGTCTCCTCCACTGTCATGGGGCGCGCCGGCGGAGACTTCAGGCCAAAGAACGCGTAATCGTTCTGTAGAGCGATGTCCCGCACGGTCCGCTCGAGCACGCGCGACGACGTGACGATGCGGTATTGCGTCTCGTAATATTCTTGGTTGTTCCAGAAATCGGTCGTGCCGAGCGGCATCGCCGAATCCATCTTTTCGCCCAAGGGCCGAAACGCGTTCGGATCGAGCTCCAGCATCGTCTGGGCTTGATAAATGCGCGGCAGCGTTTTCGAATAGACGAGGCTAAGGCCGGTTCCCAGGAGCAAACACGCGACGATGATCGCCCATTGCTTCCGGACGGTCTTGAGGAAACTCAAGAGTGTAGCGACGGCGTCCTCGGTGTTGGCCTCGTGAGCGCTGGACTTGTTCAGGGGGCTGGTCATTGCTGTCTATTCAAGCCTCAAGCGGGGGCATGGGCCCCCGACGGGCCTCTGGTTACCACATGACGGGGGGCTAGGCGAGAAGTGCTGTCGGAGGCGGGGACCATGCTTCGTTTGCGCTTGCCTGGTGTGAGGTGCAGCGCGGGGCCCTTTCGTTCGAGCGATTGCAAACAGGGGTTTCTCTGATAGAGATCACGCGCTTTCCACTAGTTACGCGTGCATTTCGGCATGAGGAATAATCAATAATGAGCTCCACGAGCTCGTTGGGTCGGTTCTCGTCGCTGTTCACCGTTCTGTCGCTGCTGGTGCGGCGCGGGGACCGGCGGGTGCTCACGAATTCCGAGCTCTTGGGGCTCGCTGGCGTCGTGTTTCTCGGCGCGCTGGGCCTGTTCATCGAGGGTATCGGTGTCTTTGCGCTCATGTCGGCCCTCGTGGGCCTGCGCCACGCGCCGATGACCCTGGGCGCGCTTCTTGGCATGCCCGAGGTGGGCCCGTTTCGCTACGTGCCATCGCTGGCCCTCGTCGTGGGTGCCGTGGGCGTGCAGCGCGCCCTGAATCCGCCGCTCATGTTTTTGACGAACCGCTACGGCGAGCTCGTCTCGTACCGTCTTCGCACGCGCATCATCTCCTTGGCGACGGCGCTGCCCGCGGTGCATGCGGGCACCATCCCCTCGGGCGAGCTCGCGGGCGTGCTCAACGAAGAAATCAGCCGCTCGGGTCGCGCCATCACGGCCATTGCCACCGTCGCGCAGCTGCTCTTGGGCATTCTCATCACGGCCACCGTCACCTTCGCGCAGGACGCGAAGACCATGGCCGCTGCCGTTCTGGGCGCGCTTCCCGCGTTGGGGCTGTACGTCAGCCTCGCGCGCCGCACGTCGACCGATACGGGCAACGCCGTGAAAGCGCGCATCCGCGCGCAGGCCGAGGCCACGGAAGGACTGCGCACGCTCGCCGCGATCCAAGCCGTCGGCGCCGGCGAATCGCTGCGCGCCCAGCTCTCGAAGAACGCCGCCTCCGTGCGCGATTGCGAGACGAAGATCTACGCGAACATGATGCGGCTGCAGTACCTGATGCTGTTCGTCCCGCTGATGGCGGCGGCGGGCGCGCTCGGCTACGCGGCGTATTCCAGGCCGGGCGCCACGTTCGCCGAGATCCTCTTCGCGCTCATGCCGCTCGCAGGCCTCGGCTTGCGCCTCGCCATCGCCGTCCAGGTGGTCATCACGAACGCGTACGGCGTGAGCGTCATGTCCACCAGCGTCTTCCCCACGCTCCGACTCGAGCAGCGCCTCATGCAGCTGACCGATCGCGTGCGGGTCGAGGCCACGAAGATCGATCCCGAGGTGGAGGGGAAGATCCCGGCCTCCGTCGTCCTGCGCAAGGTGGGCTACCAGCTTCCCTCCGGACCGTGGCTCTTTCGCGGGCTCGATCGCACCATTTTTCGCGGGGAGCCGCTGGTCATCCGCGGTCCTTCGGGCACGGGCAAGAGCACGCTGGCCTCGCTCATCGCGGGCGTCAACGATCCGTCCGAGGGCGGCATCGAGTACGTCTTCGAATCGAAGCACACGCCGCCGAGCCCCATGCTGGTGAACTATCTGTCGCAAGATCCCGCGGTCATCGCCGGCACCTTCCGCGACAACCTCGTGCTCGGCGCACGCACGCGCCCCGACGATGCCACGCTGATCGAAGCTTTGCGCGGCGCGCGACTCTGGGACGAGGTCGAGGCGAAGGGCGGGCTCGATGCTCCGATCTTCGAAGGCGGCCGCAATCTCTCGGGCGGGCAGCTTCGTCGTCTGGGCATCGCGCGTCTGCTCACGCGAAACCGCGGCATCTGGATCTTCGACGAACCCACGGCCTCCCTCGATCCGCAGAACAGCAAGCTGATGAGGGACATCATCGACGAGTTGAGCAAAGAGATCGTGGCCATCGTCGTCACGCACGATCTCGACTTCGACCTGGGCCAGGAGCCCATGGAGCTTTTGCCCGCAGCACCGGAAGAGGCGCCGCTCCTCATGCAGTCTCAGCCTAGGGAGTCGCAGCCGATCGCCGAAGGAGCTTGAACCATGTGTGGCATTGCCGGAATTCTGGGGGTACGCCGCGAGATCGCCGAGCCTGCACTCGCGGCCATGCTCGCCGCGATCCCGCACCGCGGACCCGACGGTCATGCGATGGCCTTCTTTTCGCCCGAGGGAAACGGATCGAGCGCGACGCGGACCACGGCTGCCGGCCTCGCGCACGCGCGCCTCGCCATCATCGAGCCCACGCCCTCGGGCCTTCAGCCCATGGTCGACGACAGCGGTGCGATCATCACCTTCAACGGTGAGATCTACAATTACCGCCAGCTTCAGCGCGAGCTCGAGGCGGCCGGCCGGCCGTGCAAGACCAAGACGGATACCGAAGTTATTCTCAAGGGTTACGTGACGAAGGGCATCGAGGCGGCGCTGGGCTTGCGCGGCATGTTCGCCTTCGCGCTGCTCGATCCGAAGAAGCGCCTCGCGTGGCTTTGCCGTGACCGATTGGGCATCAAACCGCTCTACCTGTACTACCCGAAGGGCGGCGGCTTGCTCTTCGCGTCGGAGGTGCGCCAGCTGCTCGCGGCCGGCGAAGAACTGGTCCCGCGCCGCGTGTCGCCTGCGGCCATCGAAAGCTTCCTTGCGCAGGGCATGGTGTGCGGCTTCGATGCGCTCATCGACGGCGTCACCTTGCTCGGCCCCGGCGAATCCCTCGTGGTCGACTGGGAGGGGCGACCGCAGAAGCAGGTGAAATACTGGCAGCTTCCGTTCGGCGACGGCATGCACTGCACGCGCGAGCGCGCCGTGTCCGACCTGACGACGACCCTGCGCGAGGCGGTCGACTGCCACATGATCTCCGACGTCCCACTGGGCGTCTTTCTATCGAGCGGCGTCGACTCCAATGCCGTCGCGGCCGTGGCCTCGGGCGTGAGCCGCGATCCGGTGCACACCATTGCCATCGGCTTCGATCAGCCGCGTTTCGACGAGTCCGCGGAGGCCGAGGAAAGCGCGCACCTGCTGGGCACCACGCACACCACGCAGTCGCTGCACGTGGGCGAGATGCTCGGCGACATCGAGCGCGTGTTCGCGGCGATGGACCAGCCCACCGTGGACGGGTTCAACACCTATTTCGTCTCGCGCGCGGCACGCAATGCGGGCCTCACCGTGGCCCTGAGCGGTGTGGGCGGCGACGAGCTTTTCGGCGGGTATGCGAGCTTCCGCGATGTTCCGCGGGCGCGGCTTCTGCGCAAGGTCACCGACCGGCTTCGCATGAACCGCGCGCTGGCCCTGGCCGGGCGTGTCGCTTCCTCGCGACGCGGGGGCGTGAAGCTCGAGGAGCTCGCGCACCGGCCGGCGGATTTGCTTGCATTGTACATGCTACGGCGCGAGCTCGTGCTTCCGGCCGAGCGGCGCGCGCTGATGGATCTTCCGCAGGAGGCCGACCCTTCGTCCGGCCTGGAGCAGAGCGTGTTGCGCGCGTTGCGTGACGGCATGCCCTCCGATCCGCGGAATGCGATTTCCTCGTTCGAATTGCGCTCTTACATGCGCGACATGCTCTTGCGCGATGCGGACGTCTTCAGCATGGCCAACAGCCTGGAGCTGCGCGTGCCGCTGCTCGATCATCGGATGGTGGAGATCGCCTGTTCGCTGCCGGGTCGGTGGAAACGGCCCGATCCGCGGCCCAAGCCGCTCTTGATCGACGCTGTCGGTCCGCGCTTGCCCGAACGGGTGCCGCATCGGAAAAAGCGCGGGTTCACTTTCCCCTGGGAGGCCTGGATCCGCGGTGCGCTCAAGGAAAAGGCGCGTGCGAGCATCCACGCCGAGGACGTGTGGAAGCGTCTTGGCGTGAACGCGGGTGCGGCCTCCAAGCTGTGGGACCGTTTCGAGGCGCAGGATCCGCGGTGCGGTGCGCCGCAGATGCTCGCGCTCTGGGTCATGTCGGACTTCGCCGCACGGCACGGGTTGTACGCATGAGCGGCAAAAATGGCGCCCCCAACGTGCTCTTTCTGAACCCCGTCGGTGAGCTCGGGGGAGGGGAAATGAGCCTTCTGGACCTCATGTCGTCGCTGCGTGCGCTCGCTCCGCAGGCATCGCTCTCGCTGGTCACCGGCAGCGATGGGCCTCTGGTCGATGCGGCGAAAGCGCTCGACGTCGACGTGCGCGTGCTGCCGCTTCCTGCGGCCGCGGCGTCGGTGGGTGATGCGGCGCTCGCCGCCGTCTCGCCGTGGGAGCGTGCCCGCCTCGCGGTGCGCGGCTCGGAGATGGTCGCCTACGTGGCGCGCCTGGCGGGCGTCGTTCGTGCCGCATCGCCGGGGGTGATCCACTCGAACGGCATCAAGATGCACCTGCTCGGTGCCGCCGTCCGTCCGCGCGCGACGCCGCTGGTCTGGCACGTGCGCGACTTCCTCGGCGCGCGCTCGTTCTCGGCGCGCATGATTCGCATGGCGCGCCATCGCGCCGATCTCGCCATCGCCAATTCGCACGCGGTGGCCGATGATCTGCGCACCCTCGCACCGGATCTCCACGTGCGGGTCATGCACAACGGCGTGGACACGAGCCGCTTCACCCCCGAGGGGCGCAGGGCGCCGCTCGATGCGATGGCCAGCCTTCCGCCGCTCCCCGAGGGCGGTCTGCGGGTGGGGCTCATCGCCACCTACGCGCGCTGGAAGGGGCACGATGTCTTCTTCGAGTGCGCCAAGCGGCTCTTCAACCGACCCGGCCTGCCGCCGATGCGTTTCTACATCATCGGCTCGCCCATCTACACCACGGGTCGCGCGGGGCAGTACTCGTTCGAAGAGCTACGCGCCCTCGCCGAGTCCCACGGCATTGCTTCGCACGTGGGTTTCGTCCCGTTCCAGCTCCGACCCGACGACGTGTACCGCGCGCTCGATGTCGTCGTGCACGCCAGCACGCGCCCGGAGCCGTTCGGTCGCACCATCGTCGAGGCAATGGCCACCGGACGCGCCGTGGTCGTCAGCCGCGCAGGCGGCGCCGCCGAGCTTTACGACGAAGGCGTGGATGCACTCGGAGTGCCCCCCGGCGATGCCGATGCCATGGCCGAAAGCGTGGCGCGGTTGGCCACGGATGCCGTGCTGCGGAGCTCCCTCGGTTCTGCTGCCCGAAAAACGGCAGAACGCCGCTTCGCCCGCGACCGACTCGGAGCCGAGCTTCTGGCTATCTACGCGGATTTGAAGGGTTTAGGGGTTAGGGTTTAGGGTTTAGGGGAGAGAAGAGCGGGACTCGTCTTACCGGTCGAGTTTGCGTTCTTCCCTAACCCCTAACCCCTAAACCCTCTGAAGCTCGACGCAGTTCTTTCGCGGAGCCGTCACCAAAAAGCCGCACCGCCCGCGTGAATTTCTACGCGGTGTTGCGCCACGAACTCCCCGCGGTGTGTTAGGGTCCCCCGACCCTAACCGCTGTCTCCCGCGAGAAAAAACGGATGTTCAGCGCAATCATCGCTTTCTTCCTCGCGACCGTGGTCGCGGCCCTGCTCACGCCCATCGTGAGGCGCCTGGCGCTTGCCGTTGGTGCTGTGGACGATCCCACCGCACGCCGCGTGCACACGCGACGCGTGCCAAGGCTCGGTGGCATGGCCATCGTGCTGGGCTTCTTCGTTCCGCTGGTGGTGCTCTATGCGCTCGACACCCAGAGCGCACGCATTCTGTTTTCGCAACCGCGTGTGGTCGGCGGCTTGGTGGTTGGCTCGCTCATCATGGCCGGGCTCGGTCTATGCGACGACGTGATCGGCGTCGGCGCGAAAATGAAGCTCGCCCTGCAGGTCACCGCGGCCGTGCTCGCCTACGCGAGCGGCCTTCGCATCGACGGAGTCACGCTTCCGTTCATCGGGGCCATCAGCTTTGGCTGGATCGCGCTGCCCGTCACGGTGCTCTGGTTCTGCGGCATCGTGAACGCGCTCAATTTGATCGACGGCCTCGATGGCCTGGCGGGCGGCGTGGCGTTTTTCGCGTGCCTGACCAACACGGTGGTCGCCTTCATGGGCCACAACGTGTCGATCGCGCTGCTCTCGGTCACCTTGGGCGGCGCCATCGTGGGCTTCCTGTTTTACAACTTCAACCCCGCGAAGATCTTCATGGGCGACTCGGGAAGTATGTTCCTGGGATTCGCCTTGGCCGCGAGTGCCTTGTTGGGAGGCGCGGGCACGCAGAAGACGCCCACGCTCATTGCCATCATCGCGCCGCTGGTCGCGCTGGGGTTGCCCATCATGGACATGCTCTTCGCCATCGCGCGAAGGTTCATGATGCGCCGCTCGATCTTCGCGGCCGATCGCGGGCACATTCACCATCGCCTGCTCGACTTGGGGCTGACCCACCGGCGCGCGGTGCTGGTGCTCTACGCGATCAGCCTGGCCTTCACCATCATCGCGCTCGGCCTGCACTTCGGGCGCTCCTGGCAGGTGGGTGTCGCGCTGGTGGTGCTCACCACGCTCATCTTCGGCGTGGTCCGGTTCGTGGGCGCGTTCAGTGTGACGTTCGCCTCGCGCCGGGGCATGGATCCGATGGTCGACAAGCTGCGGCGCGCGGTCCCCGACGTAATTTCGCGCATCTCGGCCGCCAACCTCGACGATCTGCCGAAGACGCTCGAGCGCTTCTGCGAGGAGCACGGTCTTCTCGCCGTGGAGGCAAAGGCTCCCTCTGGCGCGCGCATGGGCAGCTTCCGCTGGGAAACCCCGACGGCCGCCGCTCGGGGCCTGCGCGAGGCGGTGTCGGCCAAGTTTGCTCTCCTCGATGCCACGTCGAATCCGCTCGAGCTCGAGTTCCAGTTCGACAGCCCCGATGGGGCCGTCGGTCCGCAGGCGGAGATCCTCTTGCAACTGGTGGCCGACGCCGTAGAAACCCGACTGCAGCGCGTGGTGCGTGCCCGCGCCGCAAGCGCCTCCGGACGGCTGCGACCGGTTTCGTGATCTGCTGACCCGGCGGAACGCGATCTCGAATAGGAGAGAGGAACCGCCAAGACGCCAAGGACGCCAAGTTTGTTTTGATATGCTGAAAATCCTTGGCGTTCTTGGCGTCTTGGCGGTTCACTTCTCTTGTTTCTTTTGAACAAAGGATGAATTCGTGACTGTTTTCGTGATCGCGGAAGCTGGGGTCAATCACAACGGACGCCTCGATTTGGCCCTCGAGCTGGTGGACACGGCGGCCCGCGCCGGGGCGGATGCCATCAAGTTTCAAACCTTCCGCGCGGAGTCGCTGGCCACGCGCAGTGCGGCCAAGGCCGAGTACCAAGAGAAGGCCACGGGCAAGGCTGGCTCGCAGCTCGACATGCTGCGCGCACTGGAGCTCGACGAGGACGCGCACCGCAAGGTCGTCGAGCGCTGTCGGGAACGCCGCATCGAATTCATGTCGACACCGTTCGACGTCGACAGCGTCGCGCTTCTGAGTCGCCTCGGCGTGAAGCGCTTCAAGGTGCCGTCGGGCGAGATCGACAACCCGCTCTTGCTTCGGGCCATCGCGCAGCAGAATACGCCGGTGATCCTGTCCACGGGCATGGGCACCTTGTCGGAGGTCGAGGGCGCGCTGGGCATTCTGACCGCCGCATGGCTGGGGCAGGGGCCTGAGTCGCTCTGGTCGGATCGAGGCGCGGCGCTCGTGGCCGAGCGTGTGACCTTGCTTCACTGCACGAGCCTGTATCCCGCGCCCGCCGAGGCGGTGAACCTGCGCGCGATGCAGACGATGCGCGACGCGTTCCAGACGGGGGTCGGCTACTCGGACCACACGCTGGGGGTTGGCGTTTCCGCGGCCGCGGTGGCCTTGGGGGCGACCGTCATCGAGAAGCATTTCACCTTGGATCGCACCCTGGAGGGGCCCGATCACAAGGCCTCGCTGGAGCCCGAGGAGCTCGTGTCGTTCGTCGCCATGTTGCGCGACGTCGCGCTCTCGTTGGGCAGCCCGCGCAAAATGCCCACCGCCGCGGAAGTGGCCATGCGCGCCGCCGCACGGCGCTCGCTGGTGGCCGCGGCGCCCATTCGCAAGGGGGAAGCCTTCACCGCGGCCAACGTTGCCTTGAAGCGACCCGGCACCGGCATGAGCGGACGCTTCTACGACGCGCTGCTCGGGCGAACCGCCTCGCGCGACTACGCCGAAGACGACTTGATCAACGAGTAACCGCGCGTCACACGGCCGTCCAGCCGCCGTCGACGAGGAGGTGCTGGCCGGTGACGTAGGCCGCCGCGTCGCTCGCGAGGTAGGCGAACGCGCCCTTCAGATCTTCCTCCATGCTCATACGCCCGAGGAGCGCGTGTCCGACGTAGCGCTCCACGAAGCGCGGATCCTGTCCGCGCGCGACGCCGCCGGGGCTGACGCAGTTCACGCGCACGCGCGGCGCCATCACGGAGGCCAAGTAGCGCGTGAGCTGCAAAATACCGCCCTTGCTCGCGTTGTAGGCGGCGGGGTTCGCC
It includes:
- a CDS encoding ABC transporter ATP-binding protein/permease — protein: MSSTSSLGRFSSLFTVLSLLVRRGDRRVLTNSELLGLAGVVFLGALGLFIEGIGVFALMSALVGLRHAPMTLGALLGMPEVGPFRYVPSLALVVGAVGVQRALNPPLMFLTNRYGELVSYRLRTRIISLATALPAVHAGTIPSGELAGVLNEEISRSGRAITAIATVAQLLLGILITATVTFAQDAKTMAAAVLGALPALGLYVSLARRTSTDTGNAVKARIRAQAEATEGLRTLAAIQAVGAGESLRAQLSKNAASVRDCETKIYANMMRLQYLMLFVPLMAAAGALGYAAYSRPGATFAEILFALMPLAGLGLRLAIAVQVVITNAYGVSVMSTSVFPTLRLEQRLMQLTDRVRVEATKIDPEVEGKIPASVVLRKVGYQLPSGPWLFRGLDRTIFRGEPLVIRGPSGTGKSTLASLIAGVNDPSEGGIEYVFESKHTPPSPMLVNYLSQDPAVIAGTFRDNLVLGARTRPDDATLIEALRGARLWDEVEAKGGLDAPIFEGGRNLSGGQLRRLGIARLLTRNRGIWIFDEPTASLDPQNSKLMRDIIDELSKEIVAIVVTHDLDFDLGQEPMELLPAAPEEAPLLMQSQPRESQPIAEGA
- the asnB gene encoding asparagine synthase (glutamine-hydrolyzing), coding for MCGIAGILGVRREIAEPALAAMLAAIPHRGPDGHAMAFFSPEGNGSSATRTTAAGLAHARLAIIEPTPSGLQPMVDDSGAIITFNGEIYNYRQLQRELEAAGRPCKTKTDTEVILKGYVTKGIEAALGLRGMFAFALLDPKKRLAWLCRDRLGIKPLYLYYPKGGGLLFASEVRQLLAAGEELVPRRVSPAAIESFLAQGMVCGFDALIDGVTLLGPGESLVVDWEGRPQKQVKYWQLPFGDGMHCTRERAVSDLTTTLREAVDCHMISDVPLGVFLSSGVDSNAVAAVASGVSRDPVHTIAIGFDQPRFDESAEAEESAHLLGTTHTTQSLHVGEMLGDIERVFAAMDQPTVDGFNTYFVSRAARNAGLTVALSGVGGDELFGGYASFRDVPRARLLRKVTDRLRMNRALALAGRVASSRRGGVKLEELAHRPADLLALYMLRRELVLPAERRALMDLPQEADPSSGLEQSVLRALRDGMPSDPRNAISSFELRSYMRDMLLRDADVFSMANSLELRVPLLDHRMVEIACSLPGRWKRPDPRPKPLLIDAVGPRLPERVPHRKKRGFTFPWEAWIRGALKEKARASIHAEDVWKRLGVNAGAASKLWDRFEAQDPRCGAPQMLALWVMSDFAARHGLYA
- a CDS encoding glycosyltransferase family 4 protein, which translates into the protein MSGKNGAPNVLFLNPVGELGGGEMSLLDLMSSLRALAPQASLSLVTGSDGPLVDAAKALDVDVRVLPLPAAAASVGDAALAAVSPWERARLAVRGSEMVAYVARLAGVVRAASPGVIHSNGIKMHLLGAAVRPRATPLVWHVRDFLGARSFSARMIRMARHRADLAIANSHAVADDLRTLAPDLHVRVMHNGVDTSRFTPEGRRAPLDAMASLPPLPEGGLRVGLIATYARWKGHDVFFECAKRLFNRPGLPPMRFYIIGSPIYTTGRAGQYSFEELRALAESHGIASHVGFVPFQLRPDDVYRALDVVVHASTRPEPFGRTIVEAMATGRAVVVSRAGGAAELYDEGVDALGVPPGDADAMAESVARLATDAVLRSSLGSAARKTAERRFARDRLGAELLAIYADLKGLGVRV